The Oscarella lobularis chromosome 9, ooOscLobu1.1, whole genome shotgun sequence genome includes a window with the following:
- the LOC136191400 gene encoding uncharacterized protein: MGFKYAKRNDKKYFYERKDIVDQRHRYLREIRKYRRMQKSIVFLDETWANSHVAPEKIWLDETDEGGWKRPSGRGKRLIILHAGEDMGWIPNAALVFRSKKQIGDYHDEMNSKHFEEWFEKTLIPNVPANSVIVLDNAPYHNRVIDPVPTKSSKKDVMQKWLTDHGITWERSDLKSDLMKKIKESNPRKAYATDVIAETNGHVVLRTPVAHCELNPIELVWSKVKGYLRVNNTSFKLADLESLVPAAFRSVSQEMWRHFCTHAIRKEEKFWEKDGLLEDAIDEFLIELNVDDDEEDEISDDEELDHEDRILMSADYEE; the protein is encoded by the exons ATGGGGTTTAAATacgcgaaaagaaacgacaaaaaatatttttatgaGCGCAAAGATATTGTCGACCAGAGGCATCGTTATCTTCGTGAAATTAGAAAGTACAGAAGAATGCAAAAATCAATCGTTTTCCTGGACGAAACGTGGGCAAATTCCCATGTCGCACCTGAAAAAATCTGGCTTGATGAAACAGACGAAGGAGGATGGAAAAGACCGTCCGGAAGAGGAAAGCGCCTAATAATCCTACATGCAG GAGAAGATATGGGTTGGATACCAAATGCGGCATTGGTATTTCGATCCAAAAAGCAAATTGGCGATTATCACGACGAAATGAACTCGAAGCATTTTGAAGAATGGTTTGAGAAAACTCTTATTCCTAACGTTCCTGCAAATTCAGTTATTGTTCTTGACAACGCACCGTATCATAATCGTGTGATTGATCCCGTTCCcacaaagtcgtcgaagaaagacGTTATGCAGAAGTGGTTAACTGATCATGGTATTACCTGGGAAAGATCCGACCTGAAAAGCGATTtaatgaagaaaatcaaagagtcCAACCCCAGAAAAGCCTATGCTACAGACGTAATTGCAGAAACCAATGGACACGTTGTATTGAGAACACCAGTCGCACACTGCGAGCTCAACCCGATAGAACTCGTATGGTCAAAGGTAAAAGGATATCTAAGAGTAAATAATACATCGTTCAAGCTTGCAGACTTAGAATCACTTGTACCTGCAGCTTTTCGTTCAGTCTCGCAAGAGATGTGGCGACATTTTTGTACACACGCTatcagaaaagaagaaaaattttgggAAAAAGATGGCCTACTTGAAGACGCAATAGACGAATTCTTGATAGAACTTAATgtcgatgatgacgaagaggacgaaatTAGTGATGACGAAGAACTTGATCATGAAGACCGAATTCTAATGTCTGCTGATTATGAAGAGTAA